A genomic segment from Anabas testudineus chromosome 6, fAnaTes1.2, whole genome shotgun sequence encodes:
- the LOC113166060 gene encoding protein arginine N-methyltransferase 8-B, with the protein MGIKHSSRCMLLRRKMAESESSEQPQLQPQPIRIIPSQSAQPTSLPKPVPSIQPAPRPPLPPHTPHAASLPSCPGRGKMAKFLNPDEMTSRDYYFDSYAHFGIHEEMLKDEVRTLTYRNSMYHNKHVFKDKIVLDVGSGTGILSMFAAKAGAKHVYGIECSSISEYSERIIKSNHLDSVITIFKGKVEEVELPVEKVDIIISEWMGYCLFYESMLNTVIFARDKWLKPGGLMFPDRASLYVVAIEDRQYKDFKIHWWENVYGFDMTCIRNVAMKEPLVDVVDPKQVVTNSCLVKEVDIYTVKTEDLSFTSAFCLQIQRNDYIHALVTYFNIEFTKCHKKTGFSTAPDAPYTHWKQTVFYLEDYLTVRRGEEIIGSIAMKPNEKNIRDLDFTFELDFKGQLCEAAISHDYKMR; encoded by the exons ATGGGAATTAAGCACTCGTCCCGCTGCATGCTCCTCAGGAGAAAAATGGCGGAGTCTGAGAGCAGTGAG cagccgcagttgcagccacagCCGATCCGCATCATTCCATCCCAGTCGGCACAGCCCACCTCATTGCCCAAGCCTGTGCCTTCGATTCAGCCAGCCCCGCGGCCTCCTCTCCCGCCACACACGCCACATGCTGCCAGCCTCCCTAGCTGCCCGGGGCGGGGCAAGATGGCCAAGTTCCTTAACCCAGACGAGATGACGTCACGAGATTATTACTTTGATTCCTACGCCCATTTTGGTATCCACGAG GAGATGCTGAAAGATGAAGTGAGGACGCTCACCTACAGGAACTCCATGTACCACAACAAGCACGTCTTCAAGGACAAAATAGTGCTGGACGTCGGAAGCGGGACCGGCATCCTATCCATGTTTGCGGCTAAGGCGGGGGCAAAGCATGTGTATGGG aTTGAATGTTCCAGCATATCAGAGTACTCCGAGAGGATCATCAAGTCCAACCACCTCGACAGCG TGATCACCATCTTCAAAGGCAAAGTGGAGGAAGTGGAGCTTCCTGTGGAGAAGGTTGACATCATAATATCTGAGTGGATGGGCTACTGCCTCTTCTACGAGTCCATGCTCAACACCGTCATCTTTGCCAGGGACAAGTGGCTG AAACCTGGCGGATTAATGTTTCCTGATCGTGCCTCTCTGTATGTGGTGGCCATAGAAGACAGGCAGTATAAAGACTTCAAGATACATT GGTGGGAGAATGTATATGGCTTCGACATGACCTGTATCCGTAACGTGGCCATGAAGGAACCATTAGTGGACGTAGTGGACCCAAAGCAGGTGGTGACAAACTCCTGCCTGGTCAAG GAAGTGGATATCTACACAGTAAAGACTGAGGACCTCTCATTCACGTCAGCATTCTGTCTTCAGATCCAGAGGAACGATTACATCCATGCACTCGTCACCTACTTCAACATAGAGTTCACCAAGTGTCACAAGAAAACCGGGTTTTCTACTG CTCCAGATGCTCCGTACACCCACTGGAAGCAGACAGTGTTTTATCTGGAGGACTACTTGACGGTGCGAAGAGGAGAAGAGATTATTGGCAGCATTGCAATGAAGCCCAATGAGAAGAATATT CGTGACTTGGACTTCACCTTCGAGCTGGATTTCAAAGGCCAGCTGTGCGAAGCAGCCATATCTCACGACTACAAGATGCGTTAA